The Thunnus maccoyii chromosome 15, fThuMac1.1, whole genome shotgun sequence DNA segment tgtgtataatgTTTCGAAGTTCTGACTTTAGACGTTGGCTTTCACACAGACTGTGAACTATGAGTTTTTACAGTCAGGCCTTCCTATGTGTTGTAAGTCAATGTTAAAAAGGGAAGGTTTTCCCTTAAAAACTTTGAGTCTTAAGCCTAAAACCAATATAACCTTTTTCAAACTTTTGAAAGCACCCctcagagccacagaagacattatacaacaatTTTCACAGGCTGAATAGTCCTCCTTGTGATGAGCAAACTAAAATTCATctataaaatcagtggagtgcccctttaaggCTCCTTTAGACATGTTAAAGCCCAGTGAGAAGCTGCAGAAGAGGAGTGAGTTCCTCAAAAGTGAAGCTTTTGGGGAAGTTATGCGATTATATGAtaaatgacaggaaacaaaataatgaagtCTGGACTGATAAACAGTGAACTTAAGGCCAAATCAAAATCATGCTCCAAATAAATACTTCTTGCCTTAAATCTGCTGAATTTGCTCTctttttatgaatgtttattctTTGCTCTGCTCCACTGGGTGCATTAAAGCTTTATTTGATCTTATCAATCATCAAGTTTTTCTTTCCTAATTATATGACTTGTGTGCTTCTGTCCTTTCCCCAGACTTTGGCACTTTTCTCTGTCAGTTTGGTTTCAGCACTCATGGCAGCAGCTTCAGCCATCGGACTCCTTGTATCTGTGGTGAGGGCCATCATTCACGGTGGGCGGAGCCTCCTGACTCACTGCCGCTTCCCTGATGCCATTGGCTACTCCAGCATCACCAACGAGTGTCCTTTTGACCCCACACGCATCTATGTGAGTGTATTAGTGTGTACGACAAACGCTTACATCAAAGCATGAACTCTGACTTTTTCTGCAGCAGCTGGCTCTTTGAACAGCTGCCCATTGTCACTGCGgcacaaacagaacagagcagtgAGGCTGCGCATCATGGTTACTGTTtcccttttgtgtgtgtgtgtgtgtatgtgtgtagggtGTTGGATGCTGGGTGTCTTTTctgtcactcagtcagtcacacTCTGGAGCCGCTGGGCTGGTGGCAGAAATGCTGACCTGACCCTGTCGGTCCACTTCAGGCTCCAGTCCTGTTCCAGTGTCTTACAGATGGCCTGTCAGGCCTGCTCAGCCTCACAGCTGCATCCACACATCAGTACGACCTGGGC contains these protein-coding regions:
- the tmem54b gene encoding transmembrane protein 54b isoform X2, which gives rise to MAGSGVCCASLEQPQALMKMGLSMVLIGHVNFLLGALVHGVVLRHINLHQQARAMEYAISNVVALTSGLVGIVVGILAIVLSKNKKSRSLTLALFSVSLVSALMAAASAIGLLVSVVRAIIHGGRSLLTHCRFPDAIGYSSITNECPFDPTRIYGVGCWVSFLSLSQSHSGAAGLVAEMLT